ACGACCTCCCACTCGGCACCGGGCGGGCGCAGGATGACCACCTGTTGCGGCGTGGCGTCGCGCCGATGCGGCGCGAAGTAGTCGGCAAAGCTCTTGAGCGACGAGTAGATGCTCTTGACGACCGGCAGGTTGGTGAACGGCAGCTCCACCCAGTTCAACAGGCGCGCCGTGGCGTGGGTGGAGACGAGAAAACCGGCCAGCAGCACGAGCGCTGCAGCCAGCACCAGGCCCAGGCCCGGCACGTAGAAGTCGCCGATCAGCGGCCGCAGCAGGGTCAGCGCGAAGCGCTCCGACCACACGACCAGGGCGTATAGCAAGTACAGCGTGATGCCGATCGGCAGCACCGCCAGCAGCCCGCGCAGGAAGTATTGGGACAGGCGTTTCATCGCGAACCGCGGTATAGCAGGGATCGATGTCAGTCCGGCGACACGGCGCGCTGCGCCAGCGCCGCCTGGTACAGCGCCCCCTTGGGCACGCCGGTGATGGCGCTGGCGAGCCGGGCGGCGGTTTTGACCGGCAGCTCGGCCAGCAGCAGCGCCAGCACGCGCTGCGCCTCGGCGGGCAGCGCGTCGTCGTCGGCCGGGGGCGCGGCTGGCGGGTGCACGACGAGCGTGAACTCGCCACGGTGGCGCTGTGCGTCGGCGGCGAGCCACGCCTCGAGCGCCGCGCAGGGCAGGGTGGCGATCTCCTCGAACTGCTTGGTCAGCTCGCGCCCGACGGTCACGGGCCGCTCGCCGAGCGCGGCCAGCTCGCGCGCGAGGGCGTCGATGCGGTGCGGTGACTCCAGCAACACCAGCCCCGTGTCCAGCGCGCGCCAGCGCTGCCACGCGCGCTCCCGCGCCGCGCCCCGCGGGGGCAGAAAGCCGACGAACGTGACCGCGCCCTCCGCGATGCCGGCGACGGACAGCAGCGCGGTGACGCTGCTCGGCCCTGGCACCGGCACGACGCGCAGCCCCGCCGCGCGCACCGCTGCGCACAGGCGCGCGCCGGGGTCGCTGACGCCGGGCGTGCCCGCGTCGCTGACCAGTGCGATGCGCTCCCCGGCGCGCAGCCGCGCGAGGATTCCCTCGGTCGCCTGCCGCTCGTTGTGCTCGTGCACGGCCAGCAGCGTCGCCTGCACGCCATAGGCCTGCAGCAGGTGGCGCGTGTGGCGCGTGTCCTCGCAGGCGATGGCGTCGGCAAGGGTGAGCACGTACAGCGCGCGCAGCGTGATGTCGGCCAGATTGCCGATCGGGGTGGCCACGACGTACAGCGCCCCGGCCGGATAATGCTGGTCGCGCGCCAGCCGCGCCAGGGGACCGGCGTGGTCGGGCGAGGCGGGCAGACCGGCGGACAGGGGGAGGTCGTTCACGATGGCAACGGATCGGCAGCAGACGGCGCGGGCGGGCCGCCCGGCCACCAAAACCCGGGGCGACGCGGCGGAAGCGGCGGCGCTGCGCTATTTGCTCGACGCGGGGTTGCGTCTCGTGCGCCGCAACGTGCGCAGCCCCGGGCGCGGTGGGGGCGAGATCGACCTCATTATGGCCGAGCCCGACGGGACCCTGGTGTTCGTCGAGGTGCGCCAGCGCACCCGCACCGACCACGGCGGCGCCGCCGCGTCGATCGGCTGGCACAAGCAGCGCCGCATCGTCTGGGCGGCGCGCCACTACCTCGCGCGGCTGCCGCGCGTGCCCCCGTGCCGGTTCGACGCGGTGCTGATCGACGGGGAACTCGACGGCGCGGCCCCGCCTCGGATCGAGTGGCTGCGCGGCGCGTTCGACGCCACGGCGGCCGACGGCTGACCCGCTAAGATCGCGCCCATGCTCGTGCACCGTATCCAGCAACACTTCGTCGATGGCGCGGACCTGCAGTACCAATGCGCCCAGGCCGTCGGGGCGGCGCTGGATGCCGCGGTCGGCGTGCTGCTGTCGGGGCTGACCGCCGGAGGCAAGGTGCTGGTGTGGGGCAGCGGCGTGTCGGCCGCGCTGGCGCAGGCGTTCGTCGCCCAGCTGGTGGGCCGCTTCGAGCGTGAACGGCCGGAGCTGGCGGCGCTGGCGCTGGGCACGAACCCCGCTATCTCTACCGCAGTCGCGGCAGGGGGCGAGGCCGCGTCCTGGCCTTGGCTGCGGCAGCTGCGCGCGCTCGGGCTGCCTGGGGATGTGCTGGTGGTGCTGGCCGCCGGGGCGCCCGGGCCGGACACGCTGGCCGCGATCGCCACGGCGCACGAGCGCGAGATGGCGGTGGTGGCGTTCACGGGCGCGCGGCCCGGGGACGTGCTGGATGCGCTGAAGGACACGGACGTGCTGGTGGCGGTGCCGACCGAGCGGCCGGCGCGCGTCGTCGAGGCGCACCTGGTCGCGCTGCACGCCGTCTGCGATGCCCTGGATGTCCAACTGCTCGGCGACGACGCCGAAACGGAGACCGTCGAACCATGAAAACCCCTGCATTCCGCCCGCACGCGACCCCGTGGCGCGCGCTGATCGTGACCCTGTCCGCCGCGGCGCTGCTGGTGCCGCTGAGCGGGTGCGCCCCGCTGGTCGCCGGTGCCGCGGTGGGCGGCACGGTACTGGTGGCGACCGACCGCCGCACCACCGGTGCGCAGGTCGAGGATCAGGCCATCGAGCTCAAGGCCGCGAACCGCCTGCGCGAACAGCTGGGCGAGCGCGCGCGCATCAGCGTCACCAGCTTCAACCGCCGCGTGCTGCTGACCGGCGAGGTGGCGTCGGAAGCCGACCGGCAGACGGCGCTGCGCATCGTGCAGGGTGTGGACAACGTCGCCGGCCTGGTGGACGAGCTGGCCGTGATGGGCTCGCCGTCGCTGACCGCGCGCTCGGCCGACGCGCTGGTGACGGCGCGCGTCAAGGCCGCGTTCGTCGACGCCGCTGATCTGCAGGCCAACGCGTTCAAGGTCGTCACCGAGCGCGGCACGGTGTACCTGATGGGGCTGGTGACGAAACGCGAGGCCGACCGTGCGAGCGAGATCGCGCGCGCCGTGCCGGGCGTGCAGCGCGTGGTGCGCGTGTTCGAGTACCTGAGCGAAGCCGATCTGGCGCGGTTGCAGCCCGCCAAACCCACGGGCGAAAGCGCCGCGCCCAGCCGCTGACCAAGTGCCACCTGCCCGCGGACCAAGGGCGGGACAGGGTGCCGGATCAGACGCCGAGCCGCCCCGGTCGGGGCGGTATGACAGGCGGGGGACGGTGGGTTGCGCCCGTTAGGGGCGGCGGGCTCAACGAAGACGACGGATCAGGCTGGAGGTGTCCCAGCGCCCGCCGCCCATGCGCTGCACGTCGGCGTAGAACTGGTCCACCAGCGCCGTGACCGGCAGCGTCGCGCCGTTGCGGCGGGCTTCGTCCAGCACCAGGCCGAGGTCCTTGCGCATCCAGTCCACCGCAAAGCCGAAGTCGAAGCGGTCTTCGACCATGGTCTTGCCGCGGTTGTCCATCTGCCAGCTCTGCGCGGCACCCTTGCCGATGACGTCCAGCACCAGCGGCATGTCGAGCCCCGCGCGCTGACCGAAGGCGATCGCTTCGGACAGCCCCTGCAGCAGCCCGGCGATGCAGATCTGGTTGACCATCTTGGCCAGCTGTCCGGCGCCGCTGCCACCGATGCGCGTCACGGCGCGGGCATAGGCGAGGATCACCGGGCGCGCGCGCTCGAACGGCTCGACGTCGCCGCCGCACATCACG
This region of Tepidimonas taiwanensis genomic DNA includes:
- a CDS encoding DUF502 domain-containing protein, encoding MKRLSQYFLRGLLAVLPIGITLYLLYALVVWSERFALTLLRPLIGDFYVPGLGLVLAAALVLLAGFLVSTHATARLLNWVELPFTNLPVVKSIYSSLKSFADYFAPHRRDATPQQVVILRPPGAEWEVVGLVTRHHLHGLPAGFLPGDRVAVYLPMGYMIGGYTVFVPRAWITPIDMSVEEAMRSSLIAWMAASPPRGAAPPSTPPSPAPAQPETRPHEHP
- the rsmI gene encoding 16S rRNA (cytidine(1402)-2'-O)-methyltransferase — encoded protein: MPASPDHAGPLARLARDQHYPAGALYVVATPIGNLADITLRALYVLTLADAIACEDTRHTRHLLQAYGVQATLLAVHEHNERQATEGILARLRAGERIALVSDAGTPGVSDPGARLCAAVRAAGLRVVPVPGPSSVTALLSVAGIAEGAVTFVGFLPPRGAARERAWQRWRALDTGLVLLESPHRIDALARELAALGERPVTVGRELTKQFEEIATLPCAALEAWLAADAQRHRGEFTLVVHPPAAPPADDDALPAEAQRVLALLLAELPVKTAARLASAITGVPKGALYQAALAQRAVSPD
- a CDS encoding YraN family protein, whose protein sequence is MATDRQQTARAGRPATKTRGDAAEAAALRYLLDAGLRLVRRNVRSPGRGGGEIDLIMAEPDGTLVFVEVRQRTRTDHGGAAASIGWHKQRRIVWAARHYLARLPRVPPCRFDAVLIDGELDGAAPPRIEWLRGAFDATAADG
- a CDS encoding SIS domain-containing protein — protein: MLVHRIQQHFVDGADLQYQCAQAVGAALDAAVGVLLSGLTAGGKVLVWGSGVSAALAQAFVAQLVGRFERERPELAALALGTNPAISTAVAAGGEAASWPWLRQLRALGLPGDVLVVLAAGAPGPDTLAAIATAHEREMAVVAFTGARPGDVLDALKDTDVLVAVPTERPARVVEAHLVALHAVCDALDVQLLGDDAETETVEP
- a CDS encoding BON domain-containing protein, with amino-acid sequence MKTPAFRPHATPWRALIVTLSAAALLVPLSGCAPLVAGAAVGGTVLVATDRRTTGAQVEDQAIELKAANRLREQLGERARISVTSFNRRVLLTGEVASEADRQTALRIVQGVDNVAGLVDELAVMGSPSLTARSADALVTARVKAAFVDAADLQANAFKVVTERGTVYLMGLVTKREADRASEIARAVPGVQRVVRVFEYLSEADLARLQPAKPTGESAAPSR
- a CDS encoding NAD(P)-dependent oxidoreductase, which translates into the protein MSTAHRKPSYEPCEPRRVAFIGLGVMGAPMAAHLAYAGHAVTVYNRTDTKARAFVAQYADHGVRMAASPREAAAGADIVCACVGNDDDLRAVTLGDDGAFAGMRDGAIFVDHTTASAAVARELHAIARERGLHFVDAPVSGGQAGAENGVLTVMCGGDVEPFERARPVILAYARAVTRIGGSGAGQLAKMVNQICIAGLLQGLSEAIAFGQRAGLDMPLVLDVIGKGAAQSWQMDNRGKTMVEDRFDFGFAVDWMRKDLGLVLDEARRNGATLPVTALVDQFYADVQRMGGGRWDTSSLIRRLR